One Setaria viridis chromosome 5, Setaria_viridis_v4.0, whole genome shotgun sequence genomic region harbors:
- the LOC117858643 gene encoding uncharacterized protein, with protein MATATAAAAFSLKLFIDTKAPRVLFAEASRDAVSFLHSLLVSHLDSLPLDSRTRPPAAAAAARLRRRPRLGSKRKKRFFVCGDKRGAGCGKYVADRSGATCPSCGGTMAAEVPPGAPGAGGSEQQEAAAAAPALVCMLKDNLTVVPATGTFLALAGNIMRGVVTGFQEAAAFQVATVRLGHNEGLKILEASLRSSTVLTDVFLRDKAVALEFDPSPPSPDLGWM; from the exons atggccaccgccaccgccgccgccgcgttcagCCTGAAGCTCTTCATCGACACCAAGGCTCCTCGGGTGCTGTTCGCGGAGGCCAGCCGGGACGCCGTCAGCTTCCTCCACTCCCTCCTCGTCTCGCACCTCGACTCGCTCCCGCTCGACTCGCGCACGCGGCCTCCtgcagctgccgccgctgcccgcctccgccgccgcccccgcctggGCAGCAAGCGGAAGAAGCGCTTCTTCGTGTGCGGCGACAAGCGCGGCGCCGGCTGCGGCAAGTACGTGGCGGACAGGAGCGGCGCGACGTGCCCGTCCTGCGGGGGCACTATGGCGGCGGAGGTGCCGCCCGGCGCGCCCGGGGCCGGCGGTTCCGagcagcaggaggcggcggcggcggcgccggccctgGTGTGCATGCTCAAGGACAACCTCACCGTCGTGCCCGCGACCGGCACCTTCCTCGCGCTGGCCGGCAACATCATGAGGGGCGTCGTCACCGGGttccaggaggcggcggcgttccAGGTGGCGACGGTGCGGCTCGGCCACAACGAG GGTTTGAAGATCCTCGAGGCATCGCTGCGGTCAAGCACTGTCCTCACCGACGTTTTCCTCCGCGACAAGGCCGTGGCGCTCGAATTTGACCCGAGCCCTCCCTCGCCGGATCTTGGATGGATGTAG